The Gammaproteobacteria bacterium genomic sequence TCCAGCCCGGAATCATCGGCGATGGCCGGCAGGCCGGTGAGCCGCGCCGCATGGCGAGCCTTGAGAAGGGCATTTTCAACAAAGCTCAGTCCGGTCTCGTCGGCATCCGGCACCCCGAAGTCGGACTGCGGCAGGGCCTCCATACCCAGGCCGGCGATGATGTGATTGATCTCCCGCAGCTTGCCCTTATTGCTGCTGGCCAGCACCACCTTTGCCGCTGCCGCTGGTTTGCTCACGCCGACAGCACGTCTTTCTGGTGCTCGATGAGCTCAGCGATGCCGGATTTCGCCAGGGCCAGCATCGCGTTCAGCTCTTCCTGGCGGAAGGCGTGGCCCTCGGCGGTGCCCTGCACCTCGATGAAGGCGCCGGCGTCGTTCATCACTACGTTCATGTCGGTCTCGGCGTTGGAGTCCTCGGCATAATCCAGATCCAGCACCGGCACACCGTTGTAGATCCCCACCGACACCGAGGCCACCTGGCCGATGATGGGGTTTTTCTTGATCTTGCCCCCATCCACCAGCCCCTGCATGGCGTCGGCCAGGGCCACAAATCCGCCCGTGATGGACGCGGTGCGGGTACCGCCGTCGGCCTGGATCACGTCACAATCGACCACGATGTTGCGCTCGCCCAGGGCCTCCAGATTCACCACCGCCCGCAGCGAGCGGGCGATCAGGCGCTGGATCTCCATGGTGCGCCCACCCTGCCGGCCGCTCGCCGCCTCGCGGCCCATGCGGCTGCCGGTGGAGCGCGGCAACATGCCGTATTCCGCCGTCACCCAGCCCTGGCCCTTGCCCTTCAACCAGCGCGGCACGCCCTTTTCGATACTGGCGGTGCACAACACCTTGGTATCACCGAACTCCACCAGCACCGATCCCTCGGCATGCTTGGTGTAATTACGGGTAAATGTGATGGGGCGAAGCTGGTCGGAGGAACGTCCGCTGGGACGCAGTTCGCTGGCACTCATAGGAAAATCCTCTGGCTAAAAATCAATGGGCGCGCAGTATACCCCCCGGCAGCAGCGCATGACAGGCCAGCCCCCTGCGGATTCATTTCATATAGGGCATGGCTCGGGCTAGACTCGCCGGACAAAATCTGGTCTAATGCGCCGTTCTCGCGACCGGGCATCCGCCCGTGTGGCTGCGACCTTGTAATATTCATACGAATTTATAGATTTCTGGAGATCGATCATGGCTAAAGTCTGTCAGGTGACGGGAAAACGCCCCACCACTGGCAACAACGTATCGCACGCGAATAACAAGACGCGTCGCCGTTTCCTGCCCAACCTGCACTCACATCGTTTTTGGGTGGAGAGCGAAAACCGCTTTGTGCGCCTGCGTGTTACCGCCAGCGGCATGCGCCTTATCGACAAAAAGGGTATCGACACCGTCCTGGCCGACATCCGTGGCCGCGGCGAAAAGGTCTAGTCCGCGTCGCCCTGTAGCGCTTCAGGCAAGCAGACAGCAAGAACAAAGAGATCGCCCATCGGGCCATCTTAGATAGCAGTCAGGAGAAAGAACCATGCGTGACAAAATCAGACTCGTATCCAGTGCCGGCACCGGCCACTTTTACACCACCGACAAAAACAAGAAAACCATGCCTGAAAAAATGGAGATCAAGAAGTTTGATCCCGTGGTGCGCAAGCACGTGCTGTACAAGGAAGCCAAGATCAAATAATCCTGATCCTGTCCCCCGCAGCCTCATCAGGGACTGCGCCAAAAAGGCCCGGAACCTCCGGGCCTTTTTATTTTTCTACCTTTTGTTTTCGGCTTTATTTTCGCCTTTTTATTCTCGGCTTTTAATTTTCGGTAATGGACCAGAATGGCGTATAATGCGGGCTGATTTTCGGGGCAGACGCGCACCGCAAGGAACTTCAATCCGGTCGCCCGCGTCTCTATGCCGAACCCCCTCTTGCCGTTACAACCGATTCTTACAAGGAGCATCCCGTGTCCGCACGCATCCTGAGCACTTTTCTACTCATCCTGACCGGCACCACACTGAGCGCCACCGCCAGCGCCCAACGCCTCGACATCACCCTGAAGCAGGACAGCGCCCGTTTTTCCTACGTCACCCTGATCGGCGGCTCCACTTTTGGTCGCACGGAGATGAACACCGGCCTGCTCTACAACGAAGACGAAAACCTGGCGGTGGATATCGGCCTGCAGGTCATCGACGTGGCCGGCAGCAAGACGCCGGGGCTGGAGCTGGGCGTCGGCCCCCGCTTCTATTATCTGCACCACGATGACACCGACTCCAATGCCGCCGCCGTCGCCTTGGGCGGGCAGCTGCGCTACAAACTGGGCAGCGTGCAGCGCCTTGCCTTCATCGGTAGCGCCTTTTATGCCCCCCGCATCACCTCGACCCTGGATGCCAACAATATGTACGAGTTCGGTGCCGGCATCGCCTATGAGCTGCTGCCCACCGCCAATGTCTATCTGCTGTATCGCCGCATCCGCGCCGATTTCACCAAGGGCATCGGCTCTGAGAACATCGATAACGGCACCTCCATCGGCCTCAGCTTCACCTTTTAGTCGTAGCGGCCCTGTTGCCCCGGCAGCGCCCGGGGCATCGCCGTTGCATCAGGCCCGGGCGCACACCCACACCTCCACACGTTCGGCCCCCGCACCCAGCAACGTCCGCGCCAGCTCATCGGCGGTACTGCCAGTGGTCATCACATCATCGATGATCACCACATGGGCGCCGAGCGGCTGCACCACCTCGAACGCGCCCCGGATATTCTTCAGCCGTTGCTGCCGCGACAGATCTGACTGCGGCGGCGTCGCCCGCCGCCGGCGCACGCCGTGGATGTTGAGCGGCAGCCCAAACTGCCGGGCGATGGGACGGGCCAGCTCCAGCGCCTGATTAAAGCCCCGCTCCCTCAGGCGTGCGGCATGCAGGGGCACCGGAATCAGTTGATCCGGCGGCGCCTCCACCACCGCACCCAGCCAGTCCGCCATCAGCTCGCCCAGCAGGCGCGCCTGGGCCAGCCGGCCATTAAATTTGAGCCCCTGTAACAGGTGATCCAGCGGCGACCCGTACCGGAATGGCGCCAGACAGGCATGGAAGGCGGGCGGCTGCGTCTGGCAGCGCCCGCACAGGGCCTCCACCGCCGTCGCGGGCAGTGGCAGGGCGCAGCGGGCGCAGGGGTTTTCGGCCCAGGGCAGGGCCGTGCGGCAGGCCAGGCAGAGATCGCTGCTGCCCCCGGGCGCGCGAACCCCCGCCTCGCCGCAGAGTACGCAGACCGGCGGCAGCACCGCGACCGCCAGCCCGGATTGTATGTTTTGTATCCATCGGTTCACTTTGCCACCCCTCCCTGGTTGACAGCGCAGGCACATTGACTAAGATGCCCCCTCGGCCTGCGTTGCGCGCTGATGTTCCACCAATTACCCGCAAATGCACTCGCAAGAGTATGCCCCTACCCACACCCAGGAGCCACCCATGGACAACGCCACCTACCAACGCATCGACGCCATCACCCAACGCATTCTTGGCGGCGATGCCGGCGAGGCCACCGCGGCCGAGGGCCAGTGGCTCATCGGCCTGCACCACGACTACCTGCCCTGGCTGATGGCGGGCGCCGACCGCATCCGCAAGGCCAACCGGGGTAACCAGATCGAAGTCTGCGCCATCTCCAATGTGCGCTCGGGCAATTGCTCGGAAAACTGCTCGTTCTGCTCCCAGAGCGGCCACCACAAACAGACCACCGCCCCGGTCTACGGCTTTATCGAAAGTGAGGACCTGAGCCAGCAGGCCCGGCGCGCCCGCGAATGGGGGGCCAGCGACTTCGGTGTGGTCTCCAAGGGCTGGGGCATGCGTTCGCAAAAAGAACGCCAAAAACTGGGGGAGTATTTCGACACCCTGTCGCAGCAGTCCGACATCGGCCGTTGCGCCAGCCTCGGGGTGCTCACCGAAGACACCGCCACCGAATTAAAAGGCATGGGCCTGGAAAACTATCACCACAATCTGGAATCCGCCGAGAGCTTCTTCCACAACGTCTGCACCTCGCACACCTATCAGGAAAATATCGACACCATCCGCCACGCCCGTGACGCCGGCCTGCGGGTCTGCGCCGGCGGCATCCTGGGCATGGGCGAGAGCCTCGACCAGCGCATCGAGCTGGCCATCCAGCTGCGCGACCTCGGCGTGGAATCCGTGCCGCTGAACTTTCTCAGCCCACAAACCGGCACGCCCATGGCCGACCGCAAACCGATGGCGGCCTTCGAGATCCTGCAAAGCATCGCCGTGTTCCGTTACCTGTTGCCCCGGGCCGAGATCCGCATCGCCGGCGGCCGCCAGTTTCTCGGTGACATGCAGTCGATGATCTTCATGGCCGGCGCTTCCGGGGTGATGATCGGTGACTACCTCACCACCAGCGGTCGTAGCGTCAATGACGATCTGCAGATGTTCGATGCGCTCAAGTTGCAGGTGCGTGGCGACACTCAGCAGCGCCGTAACGCAGAACAAAGTCGCAATGCCGTTGGCTAAGTTAATGCTTGCATAGTCACCGTAGGGTGGGCACCGCCCACCAACCAGTTGTGAATAGTGCACGATCGGCGGGCAACTCCCGCCCCACATAAACAGATGAAACCACAATCCCTGGACGCAACCCTTAGCCCTGCCCTGCAACAACGCCGCGAGCAGTCCCTCTATCGTCAACGCTGCATTGTCGATGGGCCGCAGGCTGTCTGTTTATCGTTAGGCGGACAGAGTGTAATCAATTTTTGCAGCAACGATTACCTCGGCCTCGCCAATCATCCGCAACTGCGCGCCGCGCTGACACGTGGCGCCGAGCAGTACGGAGTCGGCTCCGGCGCCTCACACCTCATCAACGGCCACAGCCACGCCCATCATGCCCTGGAAGAGGAGCTGGCCGAGTTTGTGGGTCGGCCCCGCGCGCTATTATTTTCCACAGGTTATATGGCCAACCTCGGCGTGATCACCAGCCTGGTGGGCAAGGGTGATGTGATCCTGGAAGACCGCATCAATCACGCCTCGCTGATCGACGGCGGGCTGTTATCCGGCGCGCGCCTGCAACGCTACCTGCACGCGGACAGTGCATCACTCGATACGCATTTACAAAAAATCGCGATAAAAAATAGTGCCGGTCGGCGCCTCATTGCCACCGATGGCGTGTTCAGCATGGATGGTGACCTGGCGCCGCTACCTGCACTGGCAGGCGCCGCGCAACAACACGATGCCTGGTTGATGGTCGACGACGCTCACGGCCTGGGCGTCATCGGCCGACAAGGACGCGGCACGGTCGACCACTTTGGACTCGCACAATCACAAGTCCCTGTACTCATGGGTACACTGGGCAAGGCCTTCGGCACCTTCGGCGCCTTTGTCGCCGGCAGCGAGGCCCTGATTGAGACCCTGATCCAGCAGGCGCGCAGCTACATCTATACCACGGCGCTGCCGCCCGCCATCGCCGAGGCCACACGCACCAGCCTCGAGCTGGTGCGCACAGGTGATGATCGCCGCGAGCAGCTCGACGCGCTGATCAGCCAGTTTCGGCGTGGCGCGGAACAGCTCGGCCTGCCATTGATGGCATCGAGCACACCGATTCAGCCGCTGCTGATCGGCGACTCGGCACAGGCCGTGGCGCTCAGTGACGCCCTGCTGGAACAGCATCAGATTATGGTTAGCGCCATCCGGCCACCCACCGTGCCGGACGGCAGCGCCCGACTGCGCATCACTCTGTGCGCCGGCCACACCCCGGCACAGATCGAGCAACTGCTGTCCGCGCTATCGGCCTGCCTGCGCAAGGTCTCGGCATGAGTCTGTTTACCCATACCTGCGGCGAGGGCCCCGATCTTGTGCTGCTGCACGGCTGGGGCATGAATGGCGATGTGTGGGAGGGCCTGCTGCCCACCCTGTCACAGCACTATCGCACCACCATTGTGGACCTGCCCGGCCACGGCCGCAGCCTGGACTGTCCCCGCGATTACAGTCTCGCCAACCTGTCCGCGGTGCTGGCCGATGTCATGCCCGCGCAGGCCAGTCTCGTCGGCTGGTCACTGGGCGGCATGCTCGCCACCCAGTTTACGTTAGATCATCCGCAGCGCATCCACAAACTGGCGCTGGTCGCCAGCGCCCCGAAATTTGTCCGCGACAGCGACTGGGCGGAGGGCGTCGAGCCCGATGTGCTGGACGGTTTCGCCGCCGGGCTCAGGCAGGACTTCCAGCAAACCATCCGCCGCTTTATCGCCATCCAGGCCATGGGCAGCGAGCACGCCCGCGACCAACAACGCAGCCTGCGTGAACGCGTGTTTCGACATGGCAATCCGCAACCCGCCGCACTGGAAGGCGGTCTCAACATTCTGCGTCAGGCCGACCTGCGCCCCCGCCTGGCGGAGATTCGCTGTCCCAGCCTGTTGCTTGTCGGCGAGCACGATGCGCTATTTCGACGCCGCGCCGCCGAGCAGACGCTGGAACTGCTTCCGCAGGCCAATCTGACCTTGATCCCCGGTGCCGGACATGCCCCGTTTCTGTCCCATCCGGCGATCTTTCTCGCCGCTTTACAGGCCTTTTTATAGTCGCCCATTTACCACCACACCTTCGATGCCACTCACCATGACCGCACCCCCTTCACCGCTATTACAACTTGAAAAACAACGGGTCCGCGCCGCCTTCGATGCCGCGGCCGAACGCTATGATGATGTCGCCATCCTGCAACGGGAGATCGGCGAGCGTATTATTGAGCGCCTAGAACTGGTGAAACTCAAACCCGCCAGCATTCTCGATATTGGCGCCGGCACCGGCGTCGGCACCGTAACGCTGTCTGCCCGCTACCCGCAGGCACGGGTGATCGCCCTGGACCTCGCCCCCAACATGCTGAAGCAGGCGCGCCGTCGCGGCAGCTGGTTTTCGCGCTGCAAGGGCCAGCTGCTCCAGCGGCGCGGCTTCATCTGCGGCGATGCGGAACAGCTGCCCTTTGCCGACCACAGCTTTGATCTGATCTATTCCAACGCCACCCTGCAATGGTGCGCCGATCTTGATCACACCTTCAGCGAACTGAACCGGGTACTGCGCCCTGGCGGCCTGCTGATGTTTTCCACCTTTGGACCCGACACCCTGAAGGAGCTGCGCGCCAGCTGGCAGGCCGCCGACGCCAGCCTTAACGTCAGCCTCGAGCATACCGCCCACGTGCACGACTTTATTGATATGCACGACATCGGCGATGCCATGCTGCGCGCCGGTCTGGCCGACCCGGTGATGGATGTGGAAAATTTCACCCTCACCTACCCCGACGTCTATCAACTCATGCGTGAGCTCAAGACCCTGGGCGCCAACAACGTCACCAGCGGCAGGCGTCCGACCCTGACCGGCAAGCACCGGATCCGGAACATGGTCACGGCCTACGAACACTTCCGTACCGACGGCCATCTGCCCGCCACCTACGAGGTGGTCTACGGCCATGCCTGGGCCCCGGACCACGTTGCCAGGCACACAGACCGACCCCTTGAGGTCAGCATCCCTATCACCCAGCTACACGCGACCCGCCGACGCTGATGGCGCGCGGATTTTTTATCACCGGCACCGACACCGATGTGGGCAAAACCACGATTGCGCTCGGCTTGATGGTTGCACTAAAAAATGCAGGCCTGACGGTCGCCGCCATGAAACCTGTCTCCGCAGGTTGCGTAAACACCGACCATGGGCTGCGTAATGATGATGCTGTGCGGCTCATGCATCAGGCCAGCATCGACTTGCCGTATGCGCTGGTAAACCCCTACGCCTTTGAGCCTGCCATCGCCCCGCACATCGCCGCCGAAGATCAACAGGTGGAGATGGATATCGACAGCCTGTTACGGGCATACCGGCAAATTGCCGAACAGGTGGAGGTGGTGATTGTAGAGGGCGCGGGCGGCTGGCAGGTGCCCCTCAACCGACACCAGACCATGGCCGACCTCGCCCAGGCCCTGCAGGCGGACGTCATTCAGGTGGTGGGCCTGAAACTGGGTTGCCTGAATCACGCCCTGCTGACCGCACAGGGCATCGCTGCCCAGGGCCTGCGCCACACGGCATGGGTGGCCAATCACGGTGTCGCCGATATGCCTTGTGGCGCTGAAAATATTCAGGCCCTGCAACAACGCCTGCCCGGACGGTGTCTGGGCATCGTGCCGGCACTCACCCCGGCCGATGCCGACCCGTTGCGGGCCGAGGACATCGCCAGGTATCTGGATATCGGCGCAATCCTGTAGCGTTGTTTACAGCTGCACCGAGAAGGTAATGCCGACAATGCGGGTGTCACTGCGTGGTTCATGCACCGTAGTTGCTGTCGGCACCCCATTCACCGTTAGCGCCTTATCCATACTGCGCCCCAGCTGCCACCACTCCCAGTAGGGTGTCAATATCCACTCTTTCTGCGCCGCTATCCGAATCGGAAAACCGATTCGTGCGCTATCGCGTGATCTCAGATCTAACTGTATATCGTCATAGCCGACAAGATGCACGCTCATGGTGGGCTGAATTGGGCGCAACCAGCGCACATCAATACCCGCCGACCATTGCCCACTTTTCCAGAGAGGTGCGCTAGCGCCGAGCATCCAATACTGCCAACGATAGACCTCTAATAAACTGCTGGTGATATTTGTAGCACGTATATCACGCCGCCACACACGCTGACCGACCCCTCCTATTAGCATGACGTCATACTGTGATAACGGTTTAAGTTTGTATCGCAACACCGCTTGCAGATTTGTAATTTTTTCATCTGTCTCCGTTTTAATCGGCGTACCTGATTGTGTTTGTCCGTCATAGACAACCAGTCCATCCGCCAATTCAAAACGCAGTGCCGCAGATACAGAACCCTGGTCAATACCGAACTCGAGCATCATTCCCGGTATCGCACCATCTTCGCGGTCCAGCAATACATTCTGCTCATCAAATTCCTGGTAGCCAAAATCCGCCGCGCTGACGCCTAGTTGAAAATAGGTATTGACTGGATCGGCATGCGCGGTCACCTCCACAAAAAGACCCAACATCAAAAAGCCACATCCTCGAATAAACCCACCAGACATCAATCCCTCGCTTAAACTCATGCTAAACCGCTGATTCAGGTTCAAATGCAGAAAAGGCGCGAATCAACACGCCTTTTCCATCACCCATCATCTATTCTGATGGCTATTCGAGGTCACCCCAGTTTGTCACTATCGATGCACCATCAAAGCTATCATCACCATCTTCATCCACCTCAATGGTGACTGAACCCGGTAGAGAAGTCACAACGATCGATGAGTTGCTACCCGTAATCGTTAGGGTTCCCGTGCTGGGGACCTGTGCCTCTACCTCGTCTATGAATCCCGTCAAGCCGTCATAGGATATTGTCACCGTACCACCATAGGCTGCAGTGATGGTCACACTACCATTTGCCAGCGTGGAGGCGACTGTCGCCGTGCCACTCACCGCGTATGTTGCCGCCGTGAAGTCGACTATCGTCTCAATATTGAAATTGCTTATCTCGGTGGCCGCCGTCTGACCACCGCTGCTCAGCACCAGATACAGGGAATCTCCGCGCAGGGTCTCCGTCCAGCTGGTCGGGATGATATGCCATGCGAGATTAAATGCGCCATGCATCGTAAACACCGCCTGATT encodes the following:
- the rph gene encoding ribonuclease PH — encoded protein: MRPSGRSSDQLRPITFTRNYTKHAEGSVLVEFGDTKVLCTASIEKGVPRWLKGKGQGWVTAEYGMLPRSTGSRMGREAASGRQGGRTMEIQRLIARSLRAVVNLEALGERNIVVDCDVIQADGGTRTASITGGFVALADAMQGLVDGGKIKKNPIIGQVASVSVGIYNGVPVLDLDYAEDSNAETDMNVVMNDAGAFIEVQGTAEGHAFRQEELNAMLALAKSGIAELIEHQKDVLSA
- the rpmB gene encoding 50S ribosomal protein L28; the encoded protein is MAKVCQVTGKRPTTGNNVSHANNKTRRRFLPNLHSHRFWVESENRFVRLRVTASGMRLIDKKGIDTVLADIRGRGEKV
- the rpmG gene encoding 50S ribosomal protein L33, yielding MRDKIRLVSSAGTGHFYTTDKNKKTMPEKMEIKKFDPVVRKHVLYKEAKIK
- a CDS encoding YfaZ family outer membrane protein yields the protein MSARILSTFLLILTGTTLSATASAQRLDITLKQDSARFSYVTLIGGSTFGRTEMNTGLLYNEDENLAVDIGLQVIDVAGSKTPGLELGVGPRFYYLHHDDTDSNAAAVALGGQLRYKLGSVQRLAFIGSAFYAPRITSTLDANNMYEFGAGIAYELLPTANVYLLYRRIRADFTKGIGSENIDNGTSIGLSFTF
- a CDS encoding ComF family protein: MNRWIQNIQSGLAVAVLPPVCVLCGEAGVRAPGGSSDLCLACRTALPWAENPCARCALPLPATAVEALCGRCQTQPPAFHACLAPFRYGSPLDHLLQGLKFNGRLAQARLLGELMADWLGAVVEAPPDQLIPVPLHAARLRERGFNQALELARPIARQFGLPLNIHGVRRRRATPPQSDLSRQQRLKNIRGAFEVVQPLGAHVVIIDDVMTTGSTADELARTLLGAGAERVEVWVCARA
- the bioB gene encoding biotin synthase BioB — protein: MDNATYQRIDAITQRILGGDAGEATAAEGQWLIGLHHDYLPWLMAGADRIRKANRGNQIEVCAISNVRSGNCSENCSFCSQSGHHKQTTAPVYGFIESEDLSQQARRAREWGASDFGVVSKGWGMRSQKERQKLGEYFDTLSQQSDIGRCASLGVLTEDTATELKGMGLENYHHNLESAESFFHNVCTSHTYQENIDTIRHARDAGLRVCAGGILGMGESLDQRIELAIQLRDLGVESVPLNFLSPQTGTPMADRKPMAAFEILQSIAVFRYLLPRAEIRIAGGRQFLGDMQSMIFMAGASGVMIGDYLTTSGRSVNDDLQMFDALKLQVRGDTQQRRNAEQSRNAVG
- the bioF gene encoding 8-amino-7-oxononanoate synthase is translated as MKPQSLDATLSPALQQRREQSLYRQRCIVDGPQAVCLSLGGQSVINFCSNDYLGLANHPQLRAALTRGAEQYGVGSGASHLINGHSHAHHALEEELAEFVGRPRALLFSTGYMANLGVITSLVGKGDVILEDRINHASLIDGGLLSGARLQRYLHADSASLDTHLQKIAIKNSAGRRLIATDGVFSMDGDLAPLPALAGAAQQHDAWLMVDDAHGLGVIGRQGRGTVDHFGLAQSQVPVLMGTLGKAFGTFGAFVAGSEALIETLIQQARSYIYTTALPPAIAEATRTSLELVRTGDDRREQLDALISQFRRGAEQLGLPLMASSTPIQPLLIGDSAQAVALSDALLEQHQIMVSAIRPPTVPDGSARLRITLCAGHTPAQIEQLLSALSACLRKVSA
- the bioH gene encoding pimeloyl-ACP methyl ester esterase BioH — translated: MSLFTHTCGEGPDLVLLHGWGMNGDVWEGLLPTLSQHYRTTIVDLPGHGRSLDCPRDYSLANLSAVLADVMPAQASLVGWSLGGMLATQFTLDHPQRIHKLALVASAPKFVRDSDWAEGVEPDVLDGFAAGLRQDFQQTIRRFIAIQAMGSEHARDQQRSLRERVFRHGNPQPAALEGGLNILRQADLRPRLAEIRCPSLLLVGEHDALFRRRAAEQTLELLPQANLTLIPGAGHAPFLSHPAIFLAALQAFL
- the bioC gene encoding malonyl-ACP O-methyltransferase BioC; translation: MTAPPSPLLQLEKQRVRAAFDAAAERYDDVAILQREIGERIIERLELVKLKPASILDIGAGTGVGTVTLSARYPQARVIALDLAPNMLKQARRRGSWFSRCKGQLLQRRGFICGDAEQLPFADHSFDLIYSNATLQWCADLDHTFSELNRVLRPGGLLMFSTFGPDTLKELRASWQAADASLNVSLEHTAHVHDFIDMHDIGDAMLRAGLADPVMDVENFTLTYPDVYQLMRELKTLGANNVTSGRRPTLTGKHRIRNMVTAYEHFRTDGHLPATYEVVYGHAWAPDHVARHTDRPLEVSIPITQLHATRRR
- the bioD gene encoding dethiobiotin synthase yields the protein MARGFFITGTDTDVGKTTIALGLMVALKNAGLTVAAMKPVSAGCVNTDHGLRNDDAVRLMHQASIDLPYALVNPYAFEPAIAPHIAAEDQQVEMDIDSLLRAYRQIAEQVEVVIVEGAGGWQVPLNRHQTMADLAQALQADVIQVVGLKLGCLNHALLTAQGIAAQGLRHTAWVANHGVADMPCGAENIQALQQRLPGRCLGIVPALTPADADPLRAEDIARYLDIGAIL